From Amphritea atlantica, a single genomic window includes:
- a CDS encoding LysE family translocator, translating into MISLDFILTSLVVVLIPGTGVLYTVSTGLFVGRKASLFAALGCTLGIIPALLASTLGLAVIFHTSAIAFQIVKYAGAAYLLYLAWKMWRASSPLSVNEEKSNKKYSGIILKGFLLNILNPKLSIFFLAFLPQFITSNTENALISMLALGLVFMLMTFVVFVIYGFLSSTFRAMIVQSQRASVVIQKLFAASFASLGVKLAFSERV; encoded by the coding sequence ATGATATCGTTAGATTTTATACTCACTTCCTTAGTCGTCGTGCTAATTCCTGGAACTGGGGTGTTATATACTGTCTCTACTGGACTATTCGTCGGGAGAAAAGCGAGCCTCTTTGCGGCACTAGGATGTACGCTCGGAATTATCCCCGCCCTATTAGCTAGTACTCTAGGCCTTGCTGTCATTTTTCATACTAGTGCTATTGCCTTTCAAATTGTTAAATATGCTGGCGCTGCTTACCTTCTCTATCTAGCGTGGAAAATGTGGCGGGCTTCTTCCCCTCTTTCCGTCAATGAAGAAAAATCCAATAAAAAATATTCCGGCATTATCTTAAAAGGATTTCTGCTCAACATATTAAACCCTAAGCTTTCTATCTTCTTCTTGGCATTTTTACCTCAATTTATAACAAGTAATACCGAGAATGCGTTAATTAGCATGTTGGCACTTGGACTCGTTTTTATGCTTATGACTTTCGTTGTTTTTGTTATCTACGGCTTTTTATCTAGCACATTTCGCGCAATGATTGTTCAATCACAAAGGGCCAGCGTGGTAATACAAAAATTGTTTGCAGCAAGTTTTGCTTCGCTTGGGGTTAAGTTAGCTTTTAGTGAACGGGTATAA
- a CDS encoding DSD1 family PLP-dependent enzyme: MNAQNELHNLEVGYDVPAIPGMDEADIQTPCLIVDLDALERNIRTMGDYAKQMGVRHRVHGKMHKSVDIALLQEKLGDSCGVCCQKVSEAEVFARGGIKDVLVSNQVRDPAKIDRMARLPKLGARTICCVDDIENVAQLSAAAQKHGTQIECLVEIDCGAGRCGVAAGQPVVDIAQAIDVAPGLKFAGIQAYQGAMQHLQNYNERKEKVDIAIEMVARSVEMLKAVGLECDIVGGGGTGSYYFEGASGVYNELQCGSYAFMDADYQTIHDENGERISEFENSLFILTSVMSHAKADKAICDAGLKAQSVDSGLPYIFGRDDVEYIKCSDEHGVISDPNGALKVNQKIRLVPGHCDPTCNVHDYYVGVRNGKVETLWPVSARGKAY; the protein is encoded by the coding sequence ATGAATGCACAGAATGAGCTGCACAATCTTGAAGTAGGTTACGACGTTCCGGCTATCCCGGGAATGGATGAAGCGGATATCCAGACGCCGTGTCTGATCGTTGATCTCGATGCGCTGGAGCGGAATATCCGCACCATGGGTGACTACGCTAAGCAGATGGGCGTGCGCCACCGGGTGCACGGCAAGATGCATAAGTCCGTCGATATCGCCCTGTTGCAGGAAAAGCTGGGCGACAGTTGTGGCGTTTGCTGCCAGAAAGTATCTGAAGCGGAGGTGTTTGCTCGCGGCGGAATCAAAGATGTACTGGTGTCGAATCAGGTGCGTGATCCGGCTAAGATCGACCGTATGGCGCGGCTGCCAAAACTGGGTGCCCGCACTATCTGCTGTGTCGATGATATCGAAAACGTTGCCCAGTTATCGGCGGCGGCACAGAAACATGGCACGCAGATTGAGTGTCTGGTTGAGATAGACTGCGGTGCCGGACGTTGCGGTGTGGCTGCGGGGCAGCCGGTAGTCGATATCGCCCAGGCGATCGATGTGGCTCCCGGTCTGAAATTCGCCGGTATTCAGGCGTATCAGGGGGCGATGCAACACCTGCAGAACTATAACGAGCGCAAAGAAAAAGTCGATATCGCCATTGAGATGGTGGCCCGTTCGGTAGAGATGCTTAAAGCCGTAGGGCTGGAGTGCGACATCGTTGGCGGTGGCGGCACCGGTTCTTACTACTTTGAGGGCGCTTCCGGAGTGTATAACGAGTTGCAGTGTGGTTCCTACGCCTTTATGGATGCCGATTACCAGACCATCCATGATGAAAACGGTGAGCGGATCTCCGAGTTTGAAAACTCACTGTTTATTCTCACTTCGGTTATGAGCCATGCCAAAGCCGATAAAGCGATCTGTGATGCGGGTCTTAAAGCCCAGTCCGTTGACAGTGGCTTGCCCTATATTTTTGGTCGCGATGATGTGGAATACATCAAATGCTCCGATGAGCATGGGGTGATCTCCGATCCGAATGGGGCACTGAAGGTTAACCAGAAGATACGCCTGGTGCCGGGACACTGCGATCCGACCTGTAATGTTCACGATTACTATGTTGGCGTGCGCAATGGCAAGGTTGAAACCCTGTGGCCGGTATCGGCCCGTGGTAAGGCTTACTAA
- a CDS encoding ornithine cyclodeaminase family protein, which translates to MGAEELSVEELATVNATAGITLVSEAVCEQVVGRPEAFTAVENVFAAMARGDAYNFPVVREAIGHADALYGFKSGFDRAGMVLGVKSGGYWPGNVDKNLTNHQSTVILFDPDTGQLRSLVGGNYLTAVRTAAASAVSIAHLARKDARVLGMVGAGHQSTFQLRAAVEQRNFEKVVAWNPHPEYLSRLAAVCEELAIPFEAVEQEQLGAEADVIITITSAFEPLLMKQWIKPGTHIACMGTDTKGKQEVDPELLASASVFTDEVAQSISIGEAQHAVASGLLSESDITPVGEVINGTHPGRRDDQEITLFDGTGVGLQDLAVASAAVGLAQKKGLAQAVML; encoded by the coding sequence ATGGGTGCTGAAGAGCTTTCAGTTGAAGAACTCGCCACAGTTAATGCAACAGCGGGAATAACCCTTGTATCTGAAGCCGTTTGTGAGCAGGTGGTTGGCAGGCCGGAGGCCTTTACCGCAGTTGAAAACGTATTTGCGGCGATGGCCCGTGGTGATGCGTATAACTTTCCGGTGGTCCGGGAAGCAATTGGTCATGCGGATGCCCTCTATGGTTTCAAGTCCGGCTTCGATCGTGCCGGAATGGTACTGGGCGTAAAATCCGGCGGTTACTGGCCCGGTAACGTCGATAAAAATCTGACCAATCACCAGTCCACTGTGATTCTGTTTGATCCTGACACCGGTCAGCTGCGATCGCTGGTGGGGGGCAATTATCTGACGGCGGTGCGCACTGCAGCGGCGTCGGCGGTATCGATCGCCCATCTGGCGCGTAAAGATGCCCGGGTGTTGGGAATGGTGGGTGCCGGACATCAGTCAACTTTCCAGTTGCGCGCCGCCGTTGAGCAGCGCAACTTTGAAAAAGTGGTTGCCTGGAATCCCCACCCGGAATATCTGTCCCGGCTGGCAGCAGTGTGTGAAGAACTGGCGATCCCCTTTGAAGCGGTTGAGCAGGAACAGCTGGGGGCTGAGGCGGATGTCATTATCACCATTACCTCAGCCTTTGAACCGTTGCTGATGAAGCAGTGGATTAAGCCAGGCACCCATATCGCCTGTATGGGCACCGACACTAAAGGCAAGCAGGAAGTTGATCCTGAACTGCTGGCGAGCGCTTCGGTATTTACCGATGAGGTGGCGCAATCGATCTCCATCGGTGAAGCCCAGCACGCGGTGGCTTCCGGGCTGCTGAGTGAATCCGATATCACGCCTGTCGGTGAGGTGATTAATGGCACCCATCCGGGCCGTCGTGATGACCAGGAGATCACCCTGTTTGATGGCACCGGTGTGGGCCTGCAGGATCTGGCGGTTGCTTCCGCAGCGGTCGGACTGGCGCAGAAGAAGGGACTGGCTCAGGCAGTCATGCTGTAA
- a CDS encoding HAD hydrolase-like protein — MNTLFFDLDGTLLDSQRGIAESIQSALSGLGYPQAPAEQLQRCFGPPIRDSFARLMQTDELTLIEDAVFRFRQHYLQQGIRNYSIYPGVREVLEQLANAGLRLRVLTVKPQPQAEWLLQDARLASLFDGIHGSELNGDKSDKTGHLGELIQHHPRPHSNHWMIGDRGSDIQAARAHGLNSVAVSWGYGEADELNGANSDYLIDEPAALIGLLLK, encoded by the coding sequence ATGAACACTCTGTTTTTTGATCTCGACGGCACCCTGCTCGACTCTCAAAGAGGCATTGCCGAATCGATCCAAAGCGCGCTCTCCGGTCTCGGTTATCCACAGGCCCCGGCAGAGCAGTTACAACGCTGCTTTGGCCCGCCGATTCGCGATAGCTTTGCCCGGCTGATGCAGACTGACGAACTCACTCTGATAGAGGACGCGGTGTTCCGCTTCCGGCAGCATTACCTGCAGCAGGGGATCAGAAACTACAGCATCTATCCCGGTGTCAGGGAGGTGCTGGAGCAACTTGCAAACGCCGGGCTACGGTTACGGGTACTCACGGTTAAACCACAGCCACAGGCTGAATGGCTGCTGCAGGATGCCCGGCTGGCTAGCCTGTTTGATGGTATTCATGGGAGTGAACTGAACGGAGATAAGAGTGATAAAACCGGGCATCTGGGTGAGTTAATCCAGCATCACCCCCGCCCTCACAGCAACCACTGGATGATCGGTGACCGGGGCAGTGATATTCAGGCGGCCAGAGCACATGGACTGAACTCGGTTGCGGTCAGCTGGGGTTATGGCGAAGCTGACGAGCTGAACGGTGCCAACAGTGATTACCTGATTGACGAACCTGCGGCACTGATCGGGCTTCTGCTTAAATAG
- a CDS encoding urate hydroxylase PuuD: MDPHITEWLNLAVRWVHMITGIAWIGASFYFVWLENHLDRSNPREGLSGDLWAIHGGGIYHLEKYKLAPPKMPEQLHWFKWEAYATFLSGFTLLAVVYYLNAQLYLVAPGSGISSAAAIGISVASLLAGWFIYTVLCDSPLGKTPALLGLVLFVLLIAAAWGLTQVFSGRAAFLHIGAIIGTIMVGNVFRVIMPAQTALVGAINAGREPDPALPAKGLLRSRHNNYFTLPVLFIMISNHFPSTYSFEYNWAILAGLAVLSVLVRHYFNTRHESQKYVWTIPAAALGMIALAFVTAPKTAEVSTNQVSFTQVKQIIDERCSVCHSATPTFAGFTAAPAGVMLDDAQQIRMLAPRIQAQSITTQAMPLGNITQMTQQERDLLGTWIAQGALTE, encoded by the coding sequence TACGCTGGGTACATATGATTACCGGTATCGCCTGGATCGGCGCGTCCTTCTATTTCGTCTGGCTGGAGAACCATCTGGACCGCAGCAACCCACGGGAAGGATTATCCGGCGATCTGTGGGCGATCCACGGCGGCGGTATCTACCACCTGGAGAAGTACAAACTTGCCCCGCCGAAGATGCCGGAGCAACTGCACTGGTTTAAATGGGAAGCCTATGCCACCTTCCTGTCAGGCTTTACCCTGCTGGCGGTCGTCTATTACCTCAATGCGCAACTCTATCTGGTGGCACCCGGTTCGGGTATCAGCTCTGCGGCGGCCATCGGCATTAGTGTCGCAAGCCTGCTCGCTGGCTGGTTTATCTACACTGTCCTGTGTGACTCTCCACTGGGTAAAACCCCGGCACTGCTGGGCCTGGTGCTGTTTGTCCTGCTGATCGCAGCCGCCTGGGGCCTGACTCAGGTATTCAGTGGCCGTGCCGCGTTCCTGCATATTGGCGCCATTATCGGCACCATCATGGTGGGTAACGTCTTCCGCGTGATTATGCCGGCACAAACCGCTTTGGTTGGCGCCATAAACGCAGGGCGTGAGCCCGACCCGGCACTGCCAGCGAAAGGCTTACTGCGCTCACGACACAACAACTACTTCACGCTGCCGGTGCTGTTCATCATGATCAGTAATCATTTCCCCAGCACTTACAGCTTTGAATATAACTGGGCCATTCTCGCCGGGCTGGCGGTACTCAGTGTGCTGGTGCGTCACTACTTCAACACCCGTCACGAAAGTCAGAAGTATGTCTGGACGATTCCGGCCGCAGCACTTGGCATGATCGCCCTGGCCTTTGTCACCGCACCGAAGACCGCAGAAGTATCAACGAACCAGGTCAGCTTTACTCAGGTCAAGCAGATCATCGATGAGCGCTGCTCGGTATGCCATTCAGCCACCCCAACCTTTGCCGGTTTTACCGCCGCACCGGCCGGAGTCATGCTGGATGATGCGCAGCAGATCCGGATGCTGGCCCCCAGAATCCAGGCGCAATCGATTACCACTCAGGCGATGCCGCTGGGGAATATCACCCAGATGACACAGCAGGAACGCGACCTGCTGGGCACCTGGATTGCTCAGGGTGCCCTGACTGAGTAA
- a CDS encoding aminotransferase class V-fold PLP-dependent enzyme: MTDQNPVFIPGPTNIPDRLRNAMHLQTRDHRAPDFVETFAPVLRDCKRVFGTETGEVITFPSSGTGGWEASICNTLSAGDKVLIARYGMFSHRWIDLCQRHNLDVQVIECAWGSGAPADKFAEVLSADSGHEIKAVLVTHNETATGVKSDIGAVRQAMDSAGHPAMLFVDCVSSLASMPFEMDAWGVDIAVSGSQKGFMLNTGMAILGVSQKALAAMETATLTRTFFDFRDMMAANANGGFPYTPPLQLIYGMKESLAMLFEEGLENVYARHHRLAEGVRKAVAAWGLTLCAQSPELYSDTVSAIYVPEGFDSNQLTEHAFNAYGVSFGIGLGEMNGKAFRIGHLGSLTDVMVLSGLATIEMAMADLNYPITLGSGVAAAQEYFRKTASKNCA, from the coding sequence ATGACAGATCAGAATCCTGTTTTTATACCCGGCCCGACCAATATTCCTGATCGGTTACGCAATGCGATGCATCTCCAGACCCGCGATCACCGCGCGCCGGATTTTGTTGAAACATTCGCTCCGGTACTGCGCGACTGCAAACGTGTTTTTGGTACTGAGACTGGTGAAGTGATTACCTTCCCGTCCAGTGGTACCGGCGGTTGGGAAGCCTCTATCTGTAACACCCTGTCAGCGGGTGACAAAGTACTGATCGCCCGCTACGGGATGTTTTCCCACCGCTGGATCGATCTGTGTCAGCGCCACAATCTGGATGTTCAGGTAATTGAGTGTGCATGGGGCAGCGGTGCTCCGGCAGACAAGTTTGCCGAGGTTCTGAGTGCTGACAGTGGTCATGAGATCAAAGCGGTGCTGGTGACCCATAACGAAACCGCCACCGGGGTTAAGAGTGATATCGGGGCAGTACGTCAGGCGATGGACTCAGCCGGTCATCCGGCCATGCTGTTTGTTGACTGCGTAAGCTCACTGGCATCCATGCCGTTTGAGATGGATGCCTGGGGCGTTGATATCGCGGTTTCCGGATCGCAGAAGGGCTTCATGCTGAATACCGGTATGGCCATTCTGGGGGTGAGCCAGAAAGCCCTGGCAGCGATGGAGACCGCCACGCTGACCCGCACCTTCTTCGATTTTCGCGACATGATGGCGGCGAATGCTAACGGTGGTTTCCCTTATACGCCTCCGTTGCAGTTGATCTATGGCATGAAAGAGAGTCTGGCGATGCTGTTTGAAGAAGGGCTGGAGAATGTCTATGCCCGCCATCACCGCCTGGCCGAAGGGGTACGTAAAGCGGTTGCCGCCTGGGGACTGACACTGTGCGCTCAGTCGCCGGAGCTGTACTCCGATACGGTTAGCGCGATCTATGTACCGGAAGGCTTTGATAGTAATCAACTGACCGAGCATGCCTTTAATGCCTACGGGGTTTCCTTTGGTATCGGTCTGGGGGAGATGAACGGTAAAGCGTTCCGCATCGGCCATCTGGGCTCACTGACTGACGTGATGGTGCTGTCGGGTCTGGCCACGATTGAGATGGCGATGGCGGATCTGAACTACCCGATCACCCTGGGGTCCGGCGTTGCCGCCGCACAGGAGTATTTTCGTAAGACTGCCAGTAAGAACTGTGCCTGA
- a CDS encoding TetR/AcrR family transcriptional regulator, whose product MAKIRERNRELIIQAASEIFAAQGFAATKTVDIAEQAGLPKANVYYYFKSKKNLYRSVIESVIEPLLQAATPFYQDDDPATVLEQYIRAKIRVSQQHPSASKVFASEIMHGAPHLPDDIAAQMMEQTRVSSHKIQSWIDRGLMDPVDPHHLLFTIWASTQTYADFDWQISRVTGKDKMTQRDYDIAADQLTRLILKGCGVQAIQMSGA is encoded by the coding sequence ATGGCTAAAATAAGGGAACGTAACCGGGAGCTGATTATTCAGGCTGCCAGTGAAATTTTTGCCGCTCAGGGTTTTGCCGCGACCAAAACCGTGGATATAGCCGAACAGGCAGGCCTGCCCAAGGCAAACGTTTACTATTATTTTAAGAGCAAGAAAAACCTCTACCGCAGCGTTATTGAAAGCGTGATTGAGCCACTGCTTCAGGCTGCCACCCCGTTTTATCAGGATGATGATCCGGCAACCGTACTGGAGCAGTATATCCGTGCCAAAATACGGGTTTCCCAACAACACCCTTCCGCCTCCAAGGTGTTTGCCAGTGAGATCATGCACGGGGCCCCTCACCTGCCCGATGATATCGCGGCACAGATGATGGAACAGACCCGTGTCAGCAGTCATAAGATTCAGTCCTGGATTGACCGGGGACTGATGGACCCGGTTGATCCGCACCACCTGCTGTTTACCATCTGGGCTTCAACACAGACCTATGCCGACTTCGACTGGCAGATATCCAGGGTCACCGGCAAGGATAAAATGACTCAGCGGGACTACGATATCGCGGCAGATCAGCTGACCCGGCTGATACTCAAAGGTTGCGGTGTACAGGCCATTCAAATGTCAGGCGCTTAA
- a CDS encoding isocitrate lyase/phosphoenolpyruvate mutase family protein, with product MSSAARLRLRELLDSQQCVTCASVFDPLSSRMADDIGFQVGILGGSVASLMSLGVPDIYLLTLSELAQQARRVCLASDLPVIIDGDNGYGNALNVMRTVAELEHAGAAVITIEDTVIPRPYKQPELNLSSVEEGCSKLLAALNARQDVNLGIFARTHAQQPHRDLLERVDAYSRTGVDGICIFGQISKALLVQLNRVTDLPLMLIDYAPSVLDSEELMQLGVRIHFNGHRAYEDSVKAAYQSLLQLHQGEVAGCEQSAKQLIGRFARQQRFTAISNDYLDPVAS from the coding sequence ATGAGTTCTGCTGCGCGATTACGACTGCGTGAACTGCTGGATAGTCAGCAGTGTGTTACATGCGCGTCGGTATTTGACCCCCTGTCCTCACGGATGGCGGATGATATAGGCTTTCAGGTTGGCATACTCGGCGGCTCTGTGGCCTCGCTGATGTCTCTCGGGGTGCCGGATATCTATCTGCTGACCCTGAGCGAACTGGCGCAACAGGCCCGCCGGGTGTGTCTGGCATCCGATCTGCCGGTGATTATCGATGGCGATAACGGTTACGGGAATGCCCTCAATGTGATGCGCACCGTGGCTGAGCTTGAACATGCCGGTGCTGCGGTTATTACCATCGAAGATACGGTTATCCCCAGACCGTATAAACAGCCGGAGCTGAATCTCAGCAGTGTTGAAGAGGGCTGCAGTAAACTGCTGGCGGCACTGAACGCCCGTCAAGATGTTAACCTGGGAATCTTTGCCCGCACCCATGCACAGCAGCCCCATCGGGATCTGCTCGAACGGGTGGACGCCTACAGTCGCACCGGCGTGGATGGCATCTGTATTTTTGGTCAGATCTCCAAGGCGTTGCTGGTACAGCTCAACCGGGTCACCGATCTGCCGCTGATGCTGATCGACTATGCCCCGTCTGTACTCGACTCAGAAGAGTTGATGCAGCTGGGGGTGCGGATCCATTTCAATGGTCATCGTGCCTATGAGGACTCCGTTAAGGCGGCCTATCAGTCGCTGCTGCAACTGCATCAGGGGGAAGTCGCCGGTTGTGAGCAGAGTGCCAAACAACTGATCGGACGTTTTGCCCGGCAGCAGCGATTTACGGCCATCAGTAACGATTACCTCGACCCCGTTGCCAGTTAA
- a CDS encoding IclR family transcriptional regulator, with protein MSESKPEARIQVIDRATLLLDVISRYSKPVKLKVLSADAGLHPSTAHRILHSLIDNRFVERSSAGEYRLGQRLLQLSNRLHTDIDLRAVAMPYMEKLRDKLGETINLTIREGDVVIYFEKATPNRMMHVQQIVGSRAPLHVTGVGKLMLGMSGEQEIAGYAQRTNLPAYTRNTFNSLEALTEECLTSAQRGYALDNEEAEIGVGCIGVLIYDQSNQPVAGLSLSAPIDRRRDEWIGELVQAGNAISEQLGYVKSSG; from the coding sequence ATGTCAGAATCAAAACCGGAAGCCCGGATTCAGGTTATCGACCGTGCGACCCTGCTACTGGATGTGATCTCCCGCTATTCAAAACCGGTAAAGCTGAAAGTACTGAGTGCGGATGCCGGACTGCATCCCTCTACCGCCCACCGGATTCTGCACTCGCTGATCGATAACCGTTTTGTCGAGCGCAGCAGCGCCGGTGAATACCGCCTGGGGCAGCGGTTATTGCAACTGAGCAACCGCTTACACACCGATATCGACCTGCGGGCCGTGGCGATGCCCTATATGGAAAAGCTGCGGGATAAGCTGGGGGAAACGATCAACCTCACCATCCGCGAAGGGGATGTGGTGATCTACTTTGAAAAAGCCACCCCCAACCGCATGATGCATGTGCAGCAGATCGTCGGCAGCCGGGCGCCGTTGCATGTCACCGGTGTCGGTAAACTGATGCTGGGAATGAGTGGTGAACAGGAGATTGCCGGCTATGCCCAGCGCACCAACCTGCCCGCTTACACCCGTAATACCTTTAACTCCCTTGAAGCACTGACTGAGGAGTGTCTGACATCAGCTCAAAGGGGCTATGCGCTGGACAATGAAGAGGCGGAGATCGGTGTCGGCTGTATCGGCGTACTGATCTACGATCAGAGCAACCAGCCGGTGGCCGGACTATCCCTGTCGGCACCGATAGACCGTCGCCGGGATGAATGGATCGGGGAACTGGTTCAGGCGGGCAATGCGATATCGGAACAGCTGGGGTATGTGAAAAGCAGTGGCTAG
- a CDS encoding pyridoxal-phosphate dependent enzyme: MSATNEQKMTIPTYDDVLIAHERIKPYIHETPVMTSRFLNELTGAELFFKCENLQKAGAFKVRGASNAVFGLTEAEAAVGVATHSSGNHALSLSYAAGQRGIPVTVVMPRTAPQAKKDAVRGYGGTIVECEPSTSSREAVFAEVVAESGADFVHPYNDPRVIAGQATCSKELLSQVENLDAVIAPIGGGGMISGTCLTLSTIAPQVKIYAAEPLNADDAARSFKAGYIIADDAPETVADGLKVPLKDLTWHFVSNHVTDILTATEEEIVEAMKLVWKRMKIVIEPSSAVPLATILKNPELFRGKRVGVIITGGNVDLDKLPWLND, from the coding sequence ATGAGCGCTACAAATGAACAGAAGATGACGATCCCCACCTATGACGATGTGCTGATCGCCCATGAACGGATTAAACCCTATATCCATGAAACGCCGGTGATGACGTCGCGTTTCCTCAATGAGCTGACCGGTGCAGAGTTGTTTTTTAAGTGTGAAAACCTGCAGAAGGCCGGGGCCTTTAAAGTACGCGGCGCATCCAATGCGGTGTTTGGCCTGACCGAAGCCGAGGCGGCGGTGGGGGTGGCAACTCACTCCTCCGGCAACCATGCGCTGTCGCTCTCCTATGCGGCGGGCCAGCGGGGCATTCCGGTGACCGTGGTGATGCCACGCACCGCGCCTCAGGCAAAGAAAGATGCGGTGCGCGGCTATGGCGGCACCATCGTTGAGTGCGAACCCTCAACCAGTTCCCGTGAAGCGGTATTTGCCGAAGTGGTGGCTGAATCCGGGGCCGATTTTGTCCACCCCTATAACGATCCACGGGTTATTGCCGGACAGGCAACCTGCTCCAAAGAGCTGCTCAGTCAGGTGGAGAATCTGGATGCGGTGATCGCGCCGATCGGTGGTGGCGGAATGATCTCCGGCACCTGCCTGACGCTGTCGACGATCGCACCGCAGGTGAAGATCTACGCAGCGGAACCGCTGAATGCCGATGATGCCGCCCGCTCTTTCAAAGCCGGTTACATCATTGCCGATGACGCTCCCGAGACGGTGGCCGATGGTCTGAAAGTGCCGTTGAAAGATCTGACCTGGCACTTTGTCAGCAACCATGTCACCGACATTCTCACTGCCACCGAGGAGGAGATTGTCGAGGCGATGAAGCTGGTGTGGAAACGCATGAAGATTGTGATTGAACCCAGCAGCGCCGTGCCCCTGGCGACCATTCTGAAAAATCCGGAACTCTTCAGAGGCAAGCGGGTAGGGGTAATTATTACCGGCGGTAATGTCGATCTCGACAAACTGCCGTGGCTGAACGACTAA
- a CDS encoding heme-binding protein: MVRLDLESSIAITQAAFGKSRELSASPLTVAILDSAGKLISLQRQDGSSMLRPDIAIGKAWGAVAMGKSSRELGRDALERPAFIASLTTLAQGHLVPVAGGVLVRNSDNEVVGAVGVSGDLSDVDELCAITGIQAAGLVADAGSV, translated from the coding sequence ATGGTCAGACTTGATCTGGAAAGTTCAATAGCAATCACCCAGGCTGCATTTGGTAAAAGCCGTGAGCTGAGTGCGTCACCGTTAACGGTGGCGATTCTGGATAGCGCCGGAAAGCTGATTTCGCTGCAGCGTCAGGACGGTTCGAGTATGCTGCGCCCGGACATCGCGATCGGTAAGGCATGGGGTGCGGTCGCGATGGGCAAGTCATCCCGTGAACTGGGTCGGGACGCACTGGAACGTCCGGCGTTTATCGCATCGTTAACCACGCTGGCTCAGGGACATCTGGTGCCGGTTGCGGGCGGAGTGCTGGTGCGAAACAGTGATAATGAGGTGGTCGGCGCTGTGGGGGTCAGTGGTGACCTGTCCGATGTCGATGAACTCTGTGCGATTACCGGGATTCAGGCAGCCGGGCTGGTTGCCGATGCGGGCAGCGTGTAA